In Heliomicrobium undosum, the following are encoded in one genomic region:
- a CDS encoding serine hydrolase has product MRLTSKWGLTVLFVAAVMLFGMAVAEPAAANYPEISLSINGNLVQTTPPVQTKNSETSVPFRGVAESLGMTVYWNPTTQAMTVMKGGAAVTVETGNRWASANGKTIQLAFAPYLSSERLYVPLTLFGQVFGAELGWDGVSHIATVRTTDGYFALGAGVKKVSLPNYGPLKQKIQGYLNTRPGQVNLYVQDLTSGAKMDIAGDEIHRTASTHKVPTVMYLYSLAAQGKVDLDAKLTYTSQYYRQGTGILQTKPYGGQYTLRELGRLSIVYSDNVAWVMLLDYLGRENVNNYMRSLGANVTGSDANGYFITTPCDMGKYLGALLVFKDAYPQLGGEIFSAMQNTIFNERIPAKLPNGTVVAHKIGSLNDSIHDMGIVFANNRPYIISLYSKNAWEAASNETLAQVSKMVYDHQVSLP; this is encoded by the coding sequence ATGCGACTCACGAGCAAATGGGGGTTGACAGTCCTTTTCGTCGCTGCAGTGATGCTATTCGGTATGGCAGTAGCTGAACCGGCGGCGGCCAATTACCCGGAGATCTCTCTGTCCATCAACGGCAATCTGGTTCAAACGACGCCTCCGGTCCAGACCAAGAACAGCGAGACATCCGTTCCCTTCCGAGGTGTAGCCGAAAGCCTTGGCATGACTGTCTACTGGAATCCAACGACCCAGGCTATGACGGTGATGAAGGGAGGCGCGGCGGTGACCGTTGAGACGGGGAACCGTTGGGCCTCTGCCAATGGAAAGACGATTCAATTAGCTTTTGCGCCATACCTTTCGAGTGAACGCCTGTATGTGCCGCTCACCCTGTTCGGGCAGGTGTTTGGCGCTGAACTCGGTTGGGACGGTGTGAGTCACATCGCCACGGTTCGGACGACGGATGGGTATTTTGCCCTTGGCGCTGGGGTGAAAAAAGTATCCCTCCCCAATTACGGTCCCCTGAAACAGAAGATCCAGGGTTACTTGAACACTCGGCCCGGACAGGTAAATCTCTATGTGCAGGATTTGACCTCCGGCGCCAAAATGGATATCGCCGGCGACGAGATCCACCGGACCGCCAGCACCCACAAGGTGCCCACGGTCATGTACCTGTACAGCCTGGCGGCCCAAGGGAAGGTTGATCTGGACGCCAAGCTGACCTATACGTCGCAGTACTACCGCCAAGGCACAGGCATCCTGCAGACCAAGCCCTATGGCGGCCAGTACACATTGCGCGAACTGGGCCGGCTCTCTATCGTCTACAGCGATAATGTAGCCTGGGTCATGCTCCTTGACTACCTGGGACGGGAGAATGTGAACAATTATATGCGCTCTCTCGGCGCTAATGTGACCGGTTCAGATGCCAACGGCTATTTTATCACGACGCCGTGCGACATGGGCAAGTACCTAGGCGCGTTGCTCGTCTTTAAGGATGCCTATCCCCAACTAGGCGGCGAGATATTCAGTGCGATGCAAAACACCATTTTCAATGAACGGATTCCGGCCAAACTTCCTAACGGAACGGTGGTCGCCCATAAAATCGGCTCGTTGAATGACAGCATCCATGACATGGGCATTGTATTCGCGAACAACCGTCCCTATATCATCTCGCTCTACAGCAAAAACGCCTGGGAGGCGGCGTCGAACGAAACGCTGGCGCAGGTCTCCAAGATGGTCTATGACCATCAGGTTTCTCTGCCGTGA
- a CDS encoding ComEA family DNA-binding protein, with the protein MENPKRLFAILGGLLVLLVIGMGLQGTKLYSQTSPEQKILPAARANVSGGEQGTNRNGAKAEKEIAVHVTGAVSKPGVYRLPAGSRVEDAIRLAEPLPDADVEGLNRAASLTDGRQVLVPSRQGEGGEGNNRVTAAASSGQGLIKSGGSSSKQAGVSALININQADAAELDRLPGVGPSTAQKILQYRETKGPFQRTEDLQNVPGIGPKKYADLKEMITVD; encoded by the coding sequence ATGGAGAATCCGAAACGGTTATTTGCGATTCTCGGCGGGTTGCTGGTCTTGTTGGTGATCGGCATGGGGCTTCAGGGCACGAAGCTCTATTCCCAAACGTCGCCGGAACAAAAAATCCTCCCAGCAGCAAGGGCGAATGTTTCCGGTGGGGAGCAGGGGACAAACCGGAACGGGGCAAAAGCGGAGAAGGAGATTGCCGTTCATGTCACCGGAGCCGTCAGTAAACCGGGCGTCTACCGCCTGCCCGCAGGCAGCCGTGTGGAAGACGCCATCCGGCTGGCAGAACCCCTTCCCGACGCCGATGTGGAAGGGCTCAACCGGGCAGCGTCTTTGACAGACGGTCGCCAGGTCCTTGTCCCCTCTCGACAGGGGGAAGGCGGCGAGGGGAACAATCGGGTGACCGCTGCCGCCAGTTCCGGACAAGGGTTGATAAAAAGCGGGGGGAGTTCGTCGAAACAGGCCGGCGTGAGCGCTTTAATCAACATCAATCAGGCTGACGCGGCCGAGTTGGACCGGTTGCCCGGTGTGGGTCCTTCGACCGCCCAGAAGATCCTCCAGTACCGGGAGACAAAGGGCCCCTTCCAGCGCACAGAGGACCTGCAAAATGTCCCCGGAATCGGTCCGAAAAAGTATGCCGATTTAAAGGAGATGATTACTGTAGATTGA